The proteins below are encoded in one region of Drosophila santomea strain STO CAGO 1482 chromosome 3R, Prin_Dsan_1.1, whole genome shotgun sequence:
- the LOC120454042 gene encoding alkaline phosphatase, tissue-nonspecific isozyme gives MVTTQRTKEICQIIRLKSTQVFLVAGTCLVTVMVTLLCIGFMTRYEVENEVANVADVDYWKDKVATSQKIWYDKGIDELNEALRPTDSTYPRNVRIFVVQGIDGRDLAGLRFPNINTSRGNTNFIWDQFPHLARLQNSCSQQSPCEVARVSKAFWSGIPLDKVPESQEVCGWALNATQTSISILRQAQLAGLRTGFVTTQRITGFTGAALGNTHGNFECNERMPRSAIESGCQDIAHQLISGETGKSLNVLIGGGRQMLSSLVPNTKYDPVDELLCESNDGRNLLKDWRTQKLRESKVNPIIFDLIQRSDELDSLNASSFDYLLGVMANGDLSGNAKAPSLKLMVEKSLQVLNKYKQGYLLIVEQFIPSGVDKREQLQLLNDTLVNLHKDQETLTLVLMTNAIYPKASLDVSGETETISLLPEIFNEPESEIQKRMYQMPSESLLFAQGPKSPIFHGVRKETFLARAVSHVLSRSRTQT, from the exons ATGGTAACCACACAGCGGACCAAGGAGATTTGCCAAATTATACGGCTTAAATCAACTCAGGTGTTCCTGGTGGCTGGAACATGTTTGGTAACGGTGATGGTCACATTGCTCTGCATTGGCTTTATGACCAGGTACGAGGTGGAGAACGAGGTGGCCAACGTGGCGGATGTGGATTATTGGAAGGACAAGGTCGCCACATCGCAGAAAATCTGGTACGATAAAGGAATTGATGAGCTCAACGAAGCACTAAGGCCAACGGATTCAACTTATCCCAGAAACGTGAGGATATTTGTGGTTCAGGGAATCGATGGACGAGACTTGGCTGGTTTGCGCTTTCCAAATATAAATACCAGCCGAGGCAATACCAACTTCATTTGGGATCAGTTTCCCCACTTGGCTCGCTTGCAAAACAGCTGTAGTCAGCAGTCTCCTTGTGAAGTGGCACGAGTTTCCAAGGCCTTTTGGTCGGGAATACCTTTGGATAAGGTCCCAGAAAGTCAGGAGGTTTGCGGATGGGCACTTAATGCCACCCAAACCTCGATAAGTATTCTTCGACAGGCTCAATTGGCTGGCCTGCGAACGGGTTTTGTGACCACTCAAAGGATTACAGGATTTACGGGAGCTGCTTTGGGAAATACTCATGGCAACTTTGAATGCAATGAAAGGATGCCTCGGAGTGCCATTGAATCCGGTTGCCAGGATATAGCCCATCAGTTGATCTCTGGTGAAACTGGTAAATCCCTGAATGTACTCATCGGTGGAGGCAGGCAAATGCTGAGCAGTCTCGTGCCCAACACCAAATACGATCCAGTGGATGAGCTGCTCTGCGAGTCCAACGATGGACGCAACCTGCTGAAGGATTGGAGAACCCAAAAACTTAGGGAGAGCAAAGTCAATCCAATAATATTCGATTTGATTCAGCGAAGCGATGAACTGGATTCCCTAAATGCTAGTAGTTTTGACTACCTATTGGGTGTGATGGCCAATGGAGATTTGAGTGGTAATGCAAAGGCCCCAAGTCTGAAATTAATGGTGGAGAAGTCTCTGCAAGTGCTTAATAAGTATAAACAAGGATATCTACTCATAGTAGAGCAATTTATACCATCGGGCGTTGACAAAAGAGAGCAGTTGCAGCTTTTGAATGATACGTTGGTTAATCTTCACAAGGATCAGGAGACTTTAACTCTGGTCTTAATGACCAATGCCATCTATCCAAAGGCAAGCCTGGATGTCAGCGGAGAAACTGAGACAATCAGCCTTCTTCCGGAGATTTTTAATGAGCCGGAATCTGAGATCCAAAAGAGGATGTACCAAATGCCCTCGGAAAGTTTACTTTTTGCACAGG gCCCCAAGTCCCCCATTTTTCACGGTGTAAGAAAAGAAACCTTCCTGGCACGTGCAGTATCGCATGTCCTTAGCAGAAGTAGAACTCAAACTTAG